TCGTCATAATTGGCCTCTTCGCCGGCGCTGTCGTCGCGGCCGGGGAAGATCACGAAGATCGGGACGCCGGCCTCGCCGATCGCCCTGGCAAAATCGGCGGTCCTTGCCCTGAGCTGCCGGCGTTTGTCGCGGTCGGCATCGAGCTGGTTGCCGAAATAGGTGATCGAAGAGACGAAGAGGTTGCGGCTGCGGGCAAGCGCGACGGCGGCCTCGACCCGATCCGGTGTCTTGATATGGCCGCCGACATCGATTTCGATGGCATCGAATCCCGCCGATGCGGCGAAATCCACCACTTCTTCAAGCGGGCGATCGTTGAATGTCGAGGTGTAAAAGCCGATCTTCATCAAAATCCTCCCATCTTCATCAAAATCCGGCTGTTTCAGCTGTTCAGGCGATCCATGTTTTTCAGCGGCGAACGCGTGCGTTGAGCCGCATCGGCCGATGCGAGCATGAGGGCCGCCGCCATCGGCATGGCCGCCGCGCCCATGGCCGAAGCATCCTCGCCGAGCGAGGCGCGATGCAGCGACGGCAGGTTGGCGTCTTCGGGGTCGAGATGTTCGTGTACATAACGCAGCAGCTCGTCGACGATGCGGATCGGCAGCCGGCCGCCGACGAGGACGGCGTCGGGATCGACGATCAAACCGATATGCTTGACGGCGACGGCCAGATGCGCGCTCATTTCCTTCAGCCACTGCGAAACCAGGCGCCTGCCATGCGCATCGAGCGTCAGCAGATCGTGCGGAACACTCACCTCGATGTCGTGGCGGGCAAGAAAATCATAAAGGGAAAACAGCGAGAATATTTCCCCGAGAAGCTGGACCTTGTGGGCCTTCTCGTCGCTGCCGTCGGCAATGGGAAGCCAGCCGATTTCGCCGCTGAGGCCCATGGCGCCGCGATGACCGTTGCCGTCAAGCACGAGACCGCCGCCGGGGCAGGCGTTGATGGCGATATAGAAGAAGCTGCTGCTCTCGGCGCCGAGGCCATAATCGAGCTCGGCAAGGGCTGCGGCATTGGCTTCGTTTTCGATGAAGACGGGATGCTGGGTCAGGTTCTCCAGTGCGGCGCGCACATCGAATGCCGTCCATTCCTGATAGGCCTCGGGTTTGCCGAGCAGGGAGATTTCGCCGAGCCAATCCGGCATCGCCAGGCCGATGCCGGCGAGCCGCGCATCGTCGATCAGTCGGCTGCGCTGGAAATGCGAAATCGCATCCGATGTCAGCTGCAGGAATTCCGCCGGCAGGATGAAGCGCTTTTCATGATGCACGCGGGCGCGGACGTTGCCGACGGCGTCGACCGCCAGGATCGTCAGATGGTCGCGATCGATGTTGATGCCGATCGCAAAACAGGCATCCGGATTGATCTCCAGTTCGATTGCCGGCTGGCCTCGCAGGCCATGCCGCCGGCGGGCTTCCATGATCAGCCCCTCATCCAGCAGCCGATCGACGATGCGGGCGATCGCCGGTTTGGTAAAACCGGTGCGCCTCGCGATTTCGGCGCGCGAAATCGGCGCCTGGCGATGGATGCAGCGCAGGACGACCGCCCTGTTGTGCTCGCCGGCATCTTCGACATTGGCGCCGGTCAGATCGGGGGAGGGCCTGGCGGCGAGTGTCTGGTTCATAGGGTCGAATCCTTCATCAATCATCGAGACTGAACCGATCCTCATCCCTTCACCGCACCGCTGGTCATCGCGCCGAGGATCAGCCTCTGGAGCGACAGGAAGGCCACGATCGCCGGAACGACGGAGATCAGGCAGGCGGCGGCAAGCAGCTGAATGGACGAGTCGGTCTGCATGCCGCGGAAGTTAAAGATTCCGACGCCGATCGGCATCAGGTCATTTTTGGTGAGCAGCAGGAAAGGCACCAGGAATTGCGACCAGCCGGCAATCACCGTGATGATGAAGACCGAGGCGATACCCGGCGCCGACAGCGGCAGAATGATGCGCCAGAACACCGAGAAGCGGTTGCAGCCGTCGATCATCGCCGCCTCGTCGAGGCTGCGTGGAATGCCGTCGACGGTGCTCTTCAACAGCCAGGTCGCCAGCGGAACGCCGAGCGCGATATAGACCATGACGACGGCAAAATGGGTGTCCAGCATGCCGAGCCGGTTCATGTAGCGGTAGAGCGGCACCATGATGACGAGCGGCGAGATCATCTGGAAGAGCAGCAGCCCCATCATCGACAGGCCCTTGCCGCGGAAATTGAAGCGGGAAAAGGCGTAAGCGGCGGGCAACGCCACGATCAGCACGCCGAAGCCGCTCAAGGCCGCGAGCTTCAGGCCGTTCCAGAGATAGATCGGGAAATAGCTGTTGTTGAGCACCGTGATGAAATTGTCGATGGTGGGGTTCTGAGGAATATAGCGCGCCGCGCCGCGATAGATCTCGCGCTTGTCACGCATCGCCATCGACAGGAGATAGGTGAGGGGACCGGCGAAGAAGACGAACATCGCCAGCATGAAGAGATAGCTCAAGGCATCGCCGAGCCGCGTTCCTGTCCTCCCGCTCATTGCTCTTCCTCCTTCGGCAGGAACGACGCGTAGACGAAGGCAAGCCCGAGGCTGATGATCAGCATCAGCACCGAGAGCACGCTGCCGCCGGAGAGATCGTAGTTTCTGAAGACGATGTTGAAGACGTAGAGCGAGATCACCTCGGTCGCGCGCCCCGGGCCGCCGCCGGTCAGGGTGATGATCGCATCGAAGGTGTTCACCGTCTGGATGGTGATCAGGATCATGTTGACGAGGATGGCGGCGCGCAGCTGCGGCAAGGTGACGAAGAAGAACTGCTGCGATGCGGTTGCGCCGTCGACCTCGGCGGCTTCATAGAGCGAGGGATCGATCGCCTTCAGCGCCGCATACATCACGACCATCGAAAAGGCGGTGCCGCGCCAGATGTTGGAGATCAGCGTCGACCATGGCGCAATCGCCGGATCGGAAAGCCAGGCGACGGTCGGCATATGCATCAGCCTGAGAATGCTGTTCAGCGCGCCATAGGGCGCTTCGGAAAACAGCATCTGCCAGATGATGCCGCCGGCAATGCCGGGCACGACCCAGGCGACGAGAGCCGTCGTTCTCAGGATCGTCGTGCCGAACAGGCCGCGTTTTTCGCCGCGAATAACGGTGACGGCGACCGCAAGACCGAGGATCTGCTGGCCGATGACGCTGCCGCCGACGAAGATCAGGGTCGCCCATAAAATGTCCGGCAGCTGCGGCGAACTCAAGGCATTGACGATCGAGCCCAGCGTATAGTCCTGATTGTCGCCGATCAGCGTCGCATTGGTGAAGGACAGCCGGAAAACGTCGATGACGGGGTAGAGGTAGAAGATGCCGATGACGACGATCACGGGCATGATCCAGGGCAGGGGAGCGCCGGCGAAACGGCGCATGAACGTTCTGCTTTGAGGCGGGCTGTCGGCCTCGATGGCAATAGGGCTCATTGGCTTCCCTGTCCTGACTTGGCAAAGCCGGCGACGCCTGCGGGCAGGCGCCGTCGTTGTCTAAAGTGGCGGAGATAGCTGCCGATGGCTGCCCCTCACCCTAACCGACCGGGGTCGAGCCACTCGTCTCGACCCGTCCTGCGGACCCCCGTAAGAACGGGGAGAGGGGACGTGCCCGACGAGGCGCTGGTGAGGGACGGAGAGCTTGCGGCTTGTCCCCTTCTCCCCGCGAGCGGGGAGAAGGGGGCGGCAGCCGGATGAGGGGCCGCCTAGCGACCCACAGCATCACAGCCGCTTGTAAGCCTCCATCGCCGCGCTGAATGCGGCTTCCAGCGCTTCTTCCGGTTTCTTCGTGCCTGACAGCACGTCGCCCATCATGATCTGGATCTGGTTCGAGATCTCAGGATAGATCGGCACGCCGGGGCGTGCCTGCCCGTCGACCAGCGCCTTGGCGAAGGTCTTGTTGGCTTCGGTCGAGAAGACCTCGTATTTGTCGAACAGCGACTTGCGGGTCGGCAGCTGCTGCTGCAGGGCGTTGGCCGGCCCCATATAGACCTCGCGTGCGAGGTTGGCGCACATCTCGACCTTGTCCTTGTCCTTGCTGAATGAGGCGATCGTCCAGCCGCCGGTGCCTGTCGAGCGCTGATCGGCCGTCGGGCCGGGGATCGGCGAGAAGGTCCAGTTTTTGAACTCGGCTTCGTCGAGCGTAGACTTCAGCTGGGCATATTGCCAATTGCCGCCGATGAAGAGGGCTGTGGTCGCCGCAGCCGCCGCAGCATTCATGTCGTCGTAATTGGCGATCGTGCTGACGCGCTTGGGGGCCGCGCCGGAATCGACGAGATCCTTGAAATAGTTCAGCGCCTTCAGGAATTTCTCCTTGTTCTCGCCTTCGCCGAAGACCGGCTTGCCTGAGTCGTCGACGAGTTTGCCGCCGAGCGCCCAATAGTTCGCCAGCCAGTCGAAGGTCGTGCCCTCCCAGCGCCCGCCGTTGAAGAGCACGCCTTCCATGCCCTCCTTGGTGGAGGCAAGGGCGGCTGTCTTCAGATCGTCCCAGGTCGCAGGCGCCTCGGCGACGATCGATTTGTTGCGGTAGAGCACACGCAAATCCGTATCCCACCACCAGGCCCGTACGGTCTGGTCTTTGTCGGTGATGCCGCTGCGGATGAAGGGGAAGAGGTCGTCCACTTCTTCCTTCGAGAAGTAAGGCGTGAAGTCAGCCAGCACATGATTGACCATGAACTGCGAGAGGACGAAGGAGTCGACGGCGGCGCAATCGGGCGCATTGCCGGCCTTGGCCTGCTCCAGCATCTTGGCCTGTTCGGTGCCGATGTCTGAGGACATGAACTGCATCTGCAGTTTCCAATCGGGATGCTTCTTGATGAAGTCGACGAAGAGCTTCTGATAGCCTTCGGCGATGGCGGGATCGGAATTGTTCGGGCTGTCGTTGGTCAGGCGGACGACGAGGGATTTTGGCGCATCGGCAAGGCCGATCCGGTCCTTGGTGGCAAGTTCCTGGGCAAATGAAACGGATGCTGAAAATAACATTGTGCTCAGCGCAAATGCGCTGACGGTGGCGCTCTTCATGATGGGTCTCCTCCCCATTTTGAACGAATACAGCCTGGCGGTCAGTTGACCTCTCCTCATTTCCGTGCTGCATTAATTAGATTAAGTTACTTTGATTTGATGTCAAGCCACAGCTTGGGAGGCCAGAGCCGGGAGGTTGAGATGCTGGCGACAATCAACAGCAGCTAGCGCAGAATTCCGGAAAATCGAGATCGATTTTTCGAAAAGGATCTGCGCCATCGCCGTGACGGAGCGCCCTTTCGGACGCGTGGCGCAGCCACCGTAATTTTCCTGAAGAAGCATGAGGCGATCGCGGACGGCCGCGATGGCAAGCTGCAGTTTTCGCCCGGCTGCGCGGCAGCCGGAAGCAAACTCATGGAGGACAAGATGCGTTTACTCATTCTCGGCACTGGCGGCATGGCCAACCAGCACGCTGCACGTTTCAAGGCGATCGAAGGCGTCAGCGTCGTCGGCGGCGTCGATGTTGTGCCGGAAAGGCTTGCCGCCTTCTGCAGCGAACACGGCATCGCCAATCACTTTACCTCGCTCGAGGAGGCTCTCGCCTGGGGTGAGTTCGATGCGGTCGCCAATGTCACTCCCGACAGCATCCACCACCCGACGACGCTTCAGGCGGTGGCCGCCGGCAAACACGTCTTCTGTGAAAAGCCGCTCGCCACCGATGCGGTCAAGGCGATGGAGATGACCGAGGCGATCGAACGCTCGGGCAAGGTCGGCATGGTCAATTTCACCTATCGCAATTCGCCCGCCCTGCAGAAAGGCCGGCAGATGGTGCTCGCCGGTGAAATTGGCGCGGTGCGCCATGTCGAGGCGTCGCACCTGCAGAGCTGGCTGGTCGGCCGCCACTGGGGCGACTGGAAGAGCGAAAGCAAATGGCTGTGGCGGCTGAGCAAAAAACATGGGTCGAACGGCGCGCTCGGCGACATCGGCATCCACATTGTCGATTTCGCCTCCTATGGTTCCGGGCTCGACGTCGCCCATGTCTTTGCGCGGCTGAAGACCTTCGACAAGGCACCTGATCATAAGATTGGCGAATATGACCTCGATGCCAATGACAGCTTCACGATGAACGTCGATTTCACCAATGGCGCGATCGGCACCATCCAGGCGACGCGCACGGCCGCTGGCCAGATGGATCAGCTGCGCCTCAGGGTCTATGGCGAAACCGGCTCGATCGAGATGATCTACGACACTGGACAATCGACGCTGCGCGCCTGTCTTGGCGAAGACGTGCACACCGCGACCTGGCGCGACGTGCCCTTCGATCCCGTCGAAACCAACTACCAGCGTTTCGTCCAGGCCGTACGGGCCGGCAAGACGCAGGAACCGTCCTTCCGCCGCGCCGCCAATATCCAAAAGGTCCTGGACAAGGCGCTGGCTTCCGATCTCAGCCATGCCGATGAAGCGCTGACCTGAGCATCAGGCCGAAGCCGGCGGCAGCAGCAACGTGTTGAGGAAGGGCAAGAGGGCGGCACCGAGTGCCACGCCGCCGCCGCTGAAGCTCGCCGGTTTCATCGGCGAAATCCAGGGCGTCAGCAGCGGTCTCGTCGAGGTGTCGCGTCGCTCGATGGAAAGCTGATGGATCAGTGCTTCGATCATGCCTTGCGGCAGATCGCCGCCGATCATGACGACGCTCGGGGCAAGAAAGCCGGCCATGGCGATGATCGGATCGAGCAGGTGGCCGGCGGCTTCGCGTATCCATTGTGACAGCAAGGGGCAGGAGAACTCTTCGCTCTTGAGCAGGCGGGCGAAGTCCCCGTCGCCGATGCGTGAGCGCAGGGAATGGAACCCGACGACGGTGTTGAGCTGGACATTGTCTGGCCCGGTCAGCATTTCGCCGATGCTGCCCGCCCGGCCATGCACGCCGGAATAGGGAACGCCGCGAACGAGAAAACCGGCCTGCACGTCGTCGTCGATGATGATCATCGCCAGACAGCCCTCCGGCATGGCGCTGCCGATGGTGCGCTCGGCAAGCAGGCTTGCCGTGCATTCGTTCTCGACATAGGGCCTCGCGACCGTCGACATCGCGGCGATTGCGTCGCTATCATCTTCCGTCCAGCCGCCGGCGGCGATGCCGAGTCCGATGACCGGCAGGGCGGCATGCCGATCGACCATCTCACGGACGGCCGCATGCACCAGCCTGACCTTGTCCGCCGGCTCTACGTCGAAATAGGCCCGGTCATGCACCTGGCCGCTCAAATCGATCAGCACGATCTCGCCGCGTCGTTGGCGAAGCTTGACTCCGACCGAAAAAGCGCCCTCCGGCCGCAACGCGAATTCCGTCGCGGTTGCACCACCGCCAAGTCCATTGCGGCGGTTCGACGTTACGAGCTTCTCGTCCGCCAGCCGCCGCAGAATATTGGTTATGCCAGGCCCGGTCAGCCCACTATGCCGCCCAAGTTCGGTGCGCGTCAGCGGCCCGTGCCGGCGGATCGCCTCCAGGATGACGCGGATATTCCGGTCGGCGATCTCCCCCGACCTCAGCCCGACCGTTTTGGCGCGCGGAACGCCCATCTCCTGGGTGTGAAGCCGACGCGGCCCTGACCGAAGATACCGCATGACCGTCTTCCTAGAGCAACATTACGGTTGTGTAGCACGCTTGTCGGTGTTCGTAACGATTTCGAGTGGACGCGTAGCTAACTAATTCCGTTGCATCAGGGATTCGGCATGGGCAGCGCGATGCCCGGGAGAAGAATAGCGGTTCCGAGCGGAAGAGCCAGGCCTCGTCGAACGACCGTCGATCTAATAGCTGCAAGGACGGTCGTTGCCAAAGCCGTCGCGGCAGGCAGGTCTCAGTCCATAGTCCACGCTGCTGTATCCAACCGAGCCGGTTTGCACTGAGTCGGTCGAACTCGTTGTGCACGATGACGACACGGCAACCGCGATGATGGCTGTGATCGCTGCGAGTATTTTGCGAATCTGGAGCATCCCCACCTCCCCATTGCTGGCCGAGGGCCAGCGTCATTCATGTGATTGCCAGTCAGATAGGCCGATACCGCGCCCGGTAAACTGTCGTAGTCGATCAAGATTGCGTTATTCCTTGAACGTCTGGCAGCCGGTCCTATGCCGAAACAATGGCTCCCTTCACAATGACCCTCCTCCGCACTTGACGGCAAATCAAAGTTACTTAATCTAAGGTCGGCTGGGCCCGCTGGGAGGAGGGGCCAGCAATCGCGATCTCTGTCGCGCCATCTTCATCTCCCAAAGCCATGATTCCGGATCGTTCGCCGCCGATTTTTGAACAGGATAAGCCATGTCTCTGACCAT
The window above is part of the Rhizobium sp. BT03 genome. Proteins encoded here:
- a CDS encoding ROK family transcriptional regulator gives rise to the protein MNQTLAARPSPDLTGANVEDAGEHNRAVVLRCIHRQAPISRAEIARRTGFTKPAIARIVDRLLDEGLIMEARRRHGLRGQPAIELEINPDACFAIGINIDRDHLTILAVDAVGNVRARVHHEKRFILPAEFLQLTSDAISHFQRSRLIDDARLAGIGLAMPDWLGEISLLGKPEAYQEWTAFDVRAALENLTQHPVFIENEANAAALAELDYGLGAESSSFFYIAINACPGGGLVLDGNGHRGAMGLSGEIGWLPIADGSDEKAHKVQLLGEIFSLFSLYDFLARHDIEVSVPHDLLTLDAHGRRLVSQWLKEMSAHLAVAVKHIGLIVDPDAVLVGGRLPIRIVDELLRYVHEHLDPEDANLPSLHRASLGEDASAMGAAAMPMAAALMLASADAAQRTRSPLKNMDRLNS
- a CDS encoding carbohydrate ABC transporter permease, with product MSGRTGTRLGDALSYLFMLAMFVFFAGPLTYLLSMAMRDKREIYRGAARYIPQNPTIDNFITVLNNSYFPIYLWNGLKLAALSGFGVLIVALPAAYAFSRFNFRGKGLSMMGLLLFQMISPLVIMVPLYRYMNRLGMLDTHFAVVMVYIALGVPLATWLLKSTVDGIPRSLDEAAMIDGCNRFSVFWRIILPLSAPGIASVFIITVIAGWSQFLVPFLLLTKNDLMPIGVGIFNFRGMQTDSSIQLLAAACLISVVPAIVAFLSLQRLILGAMTSGAVKG
- a CDS encoding carbohydrate ABC transporter permease, with translation MSPIAIEADSPPQSRTFMRRFAGAPLPWIMPVIVVIGIFYLYPVIDVFRLSFTNATLIGDNQDYTLGSIVNALSSPQLPDILWATLIFVGGSVIGQQILGLAVAVTVIRGEKRGLFGTTILRTTALVAWVVPGIAGGIIWQMLFSEAPYGALNSILRLMHMPTVAWLSDPAIAPWSTLISNIWRGTAFSMVVMYAALKAIDPSLYEAAEVDGATASQQFFFVTLPQLRAAILVNMILITIQTVNTFDAIITLTGGGPGRATEVISLYVFNIVFRNYDLSGGSVLSVLMLIISLGLAFVYASFLPKEEEQ
- a CDS encoding ABC transporter substrate-binding protein, with the translated sequence MKSATVSAFALSTMLFSASVSFAQELATKDRIGLADAPKSLVVRLTNDSPNNSDPAIAEGYQKLFVDFIKKHPDWKLQMQFMSSDIGTEQAKMLEQAKAGNAPDCAAVDSFVLSQFMVNHVLADFTPYFSKEEVDDLFPFIRSGITDKDQTVRAWWWDTDLRVLYRNKSIVAEAPATWDDLKTAALASTKEGMEGVLFNGGRWEGTTFDWLANYWALGGKLVDDSGKPVFGEGENKEKFLKALNYFKDLVDSGAAPKRVSTIANYDDMNAAAAAATTALFIGGNWQYAQLKSTLDEAEFKNWTFSPIPGPTADQRSTGTGGWTIASFSKDKDKVEMCANLAREVYMGPANALQQQLPTRKSLFDKYEVFSTEANKTFAKALVDGQARPGVPIYPEISNQIQIMMGDVLSGTKKPEEALEAAFSAAMEAYKRL
- a CDS encoding Gfo/Idh/MocA family protein; translated protein: MRLLILGTGGMANQHAARFKAIEGVSVVGGVDVVPERLAAFCSEHGIANHFTSLEEALAWGEFDAVANVTPDSIHHPTTLQAVAAGKHVFCEKPLATDAVKAMEMTEAIERSGKVGMVNFTYRNSPALQKGRQMVLAGEIGAVRHVEASHLQSWLVGRHWGDWKSESKWLWRLSKKHGSNGALGDIGIHIVDFASYGSGLDVAHVFARLKTFDKAPDHKIGEYDLDANDSFTMNVDFTNGAIGTIQATRTAAGQMDQLRLRVYGETGSIEMIYDTGQSTLRACLGEDVHTATWRDVPFDPVETNYQRFVQAVRAGKTQEPSFRRAANIQKVLDKALASDLSHADEALT
- a CDS encoding ROK family transcriptional regulator, giving the protein MRYLRSGPRRLHTQEMGVPRAKTVGLRSGEIADRNIRVILEAIRRHGPLTRTELGRHSGLTGPGITNILRRLADEKLVTSNRRNGLGGGATATEFALRPEGAFSVGVKLRQRRGEIVLIDLSGQVHDRAYFDVEPADKVRLVHAAVREMVDRHAALPVIGLGIAAGGWTEDDSDAIAAMSTVARPYVENECTASLLAERTIGSAMPEGCLAMIIIDDDVQAGFLVRGVPYSGVHGRAGSIGEMLTGPDNVQLNTVVGFHSLRSRIGDGDFARLLKSEEFSCPLLSQWIREAAGHLLDPIIAMAGFLAPSVVMIGGDLPQGMIEALIHQLSIERRDTSTRPLLTPWISPMKPASFSGGGVALGAALLPFLNTLLLPPASA